Proteins from a genomic interval of Rhodococcus rhodochrous:
- a CDS encoding NAD(P)-dependent oxidoreductase: MSDRSAPVTLRTVGHIGLGAMGRPIARNFVRGGRNLIVRDADPAAQQRFVDEHPTAVGAGGTEDFADCDVVVLMLPTSDIVDSVVLSEDGLLQHLRPGSVIVDMGSSVPTRTQRLAEIAAEKGVRVVDAPVSGGVARAEQGTLAVMAGGDATVVAGVTPLLQETGSEIIRVGPVGSGHAAKALNNLLAANNVLVAAEALLVGKKFGIDPATLLSVFNAGSGRNQATETKYEKFVLSRTFDSGFAAALMRKDVGIALDLAHDQGISPVLGEAIGQMWNAAVEALEPGVDQMAVVRHLEQVYGVSLDEQ, encoded by the coding sequence ATGAGCGACCGGAGTGCGCCGGTGACCCTCAGAACCGTGGGCCATATCGGTCTCGGCGCGATGGGACGCCCCATCGCCCGGAACTTCGTCCGCGGCGGCCGGAACCTGATCGTGCGCGACGCCGATCCCGCCGCTCAACAGCGGTTCGTCGACGAGCACCCCACCGCCGTCGGTGCAGGCGGTACCGAGGACTTCGCCGACTGCGACGTCGTCGTCCTCATGTTGCCCACGAGCGACATCGTCGACTCCGTCGTGCTGTCCGAGGACGGTCTGCTGCAGCACCTGCGACCGGGCTCGGTCATCGTCGACATGGGCTCGAGCGTGCCGACCCGCACGCAACGTCTCGCCGAGATCGCAGCGGAGAAGGGCGTGCGCGTCGTCGACGCCCCCGTGAGCGGTGGTGTCGCGCGCGCCGAGCAGGGCACCCTCGCCGTGATGGCCGGTGGCGACGCCACCGTGGTCGCCGGGGTGACTCCGCTGCTGCAGGAGACGGGCAGCGAGATCATCCGGGTCGGACCCGTCGGATCGGGTCATGCCGCCAAGGCACTGAACAACCTCCTCGCGGCGAACAACGTGCTCGTCGCCGCGGAGGCCCTGCTGGTGGGGAAGAAGTTCGGGATCGACCCGGCGACCCTGCTCTCGGTCTTCAACGCCGGCAGCGGCCGCAACCAGGCCACCGAGACGAAGTACGAGAAGTTCGTGCTCTCCCGCACCTTCGATTCGGGGTTCGCGGCGGCGCTGATGCGCAAGGACGTCGGGATCGCACTCGACCTCGCCCACGACCAGGGCATCAGCCCCGTGCTCGGGGAAGCGATCGGGCAGATGTGGAACGCCGCCGTCGAAGCACTGGAGCCGGGCGTGGATCAGATGGCAGTCGTGCGGCATCTCGAGCAGGTGTACGGGGTGTCGCTCGACGAGCAGTAG
- a CDS encoding carboxymuconolactone decarboxylase family protein codes for MTTQVALDDAVQAAHRTVLDSGLAVRRDVLGDEYVDAALSRNAGTDGEGLQEYVSEFVWGGVWTRDGLERRDRSLVTISLLIALGQHNELATHVRTGIRNGLSRKEISETVVHATAYVGCPAGIAAMRVVQQVLVEELGPLQADETTEEDA; via the coding sequence ATGACAACACAGGTCGCGCTCGACGATGCCGTGCAGGCGGCGCACCGGACGGTCCTCGACTCCGGGCTCGCGGTACGTCGCGACGTTCTCGGCGACGAGTACGTCGACGCCGCGCTGTCGCGCAACGCCGGCACCGACGGTGAGGGACTGCAGGAGTACGTCAGCGAATTCGTCTGGGGCGGCGTGTGGACCCGGGACGGTCTCGAGCGCCGCGACCGGTCGCTCGTGACCATCTCGCTGCTGATCGCCCTCGGACAGCACAACGAACTCGCCACCCACGTCCGCACCGGGATCCGGAACGGATTGTCGCGGAAGGAGATCTCCGAGACGGTGGTGCACGCGACGGCGTATGTCGGATGCCCCGCGGGCATCGCCGCGATGCGCGTCGTGCAGCAGGTCCTCGTCGAGGAACTCGGCCCGCTGCAGGCCGACGAGACGACGGAGGAGGACGCATGA
- a CDS encoding aldehyde dehydrogenase family protein, producing METLDHWIDGASTAPSGGDYLDVTDPATGRPVRRIARGNAIDVGAAVRAASAAGAQWLRIPALDRGRLLVDLARAIRADAPRLAALEVSETGKPEKVALAEVENSAIYFEFYGGLVGMPVGETLDIAPDQHVYTVREPYGVIGVVTPWNLPLNQSARACAPALAAGNTVVLKPSENTSASSVRLAELASAVGFPPGVLGIVLGTGGEAGAALVHHPDVAKVAFTGSVPTGRVIGGIAADRIVPVTLELGGKSANIVFADADLDAAVAGAVQAFTANAGQVCSAGTRLLVQREVHDEVVRRVVDRVSELRVGVDIGPIITRAQFEKVQQYFGIAEAEGVRLEAGGKVSAVAEETGGFFVEPTVYTGVDNSMRIAREEIFGPVLVVVPFGTADDAVEIANDSDYGLVAGVWTRDVSRALAVSGRLRTGQVFVNTWSTGSVQTPFGGWKNSGYGREKGVEALHHYGQVKCVTVKLDSSRM from the coding sequence GTGGAGACACTCGACCATTGGATCGACGGGGCGTCGACGGCGCCGTCCGGCGGCGACTACCTCGACGTCACCGACCCCGCGACCGGACGTCCCGTCCGGCGTATCGCCCGGGGCAATGCCATCGACGTCGGTGCGGCAGTGCGCGCTGCTTCCGCAGCGGGCGCGCAGTGGCTGCGGATCCCCGCACTCGACCGCGGCCGGCTGCTCGTCGACCTTGCACGCGCGATCCGGGCCGACGCACCGAGGCTCGCCGCACTCGAGGTCAGCGAGACCGGGAAACCCGAGAAGGTCGCGCTGGCCGAGGTGGAGAACTCGGCGATCTACTTCGAGTTCTACGGCGGTCTCGTGGGCATGCCGGTGGGGGAGACCCTCGACATCGCCCCCGACCAGCACGTCTACACGGTGCGGGAACCCTACGGGGTGATCGGCGTGGTCACTCCGTGGAATCTGCCGCTCAACCAGTCGGCGCGGGCGTGCGCGCCGGCGCTCGCGGCGGGCAACACCGTGGTGCTCAAGCCGTCCGAGAACACTTCGGCGTCGAGCGTGCGCCTCGCGGAACTCGCGAGTGCGGTGGGCTTCCCACCCGGCGTCCTCGGCATCGTGCTGGGCACCGGTGGGGAGGCCGGTGCCGCTCTCGTCCACCACCCCGACGTGGCCAAGGTGGCCTTCACCGGATCGGTGCCGACGGGACGTGTCATCGGCGGGATCGCCGCCGACCGGATCGTGCCCGTCACCCTCGAGCTCGGAGGCAAGTCGGCGAACATCGTGTTCGCCGATGCGGATCTCGATGCTGCCGTGGCCGGCGCGGTGCAGGCGTTCACCGCCAACGCCGGCCAGGTGTGCTCGGCCGGGACACGATTGCTCGTGCAGCGGGAGGTGCACGACGAGGTCGTCCGCCGCGTGGTCGATCGCGTGTCGGAACTGCGTGTCGGCGTCGACATCGGTCCGATCATCACCCGGGCCCAGTTCGAGAAGGTGCAGCAGTACTTCGGGATCGCGGAGGCGGAGGGTGTGCGCCTCGAGGCGGGCGGGAAGGTCTCCGCCGTGGCCGAGGAGACCGGCGGCTTCTTCGTCGAACCCACCGTCTATACCGGGGTGGACAACTCGATGCGGATCGCGCGGGAGGAGATCTTCGGACCGGTACTCGTCGTCGTCCCCTTCGGCACCGCCGACGACGCCGTGGAGATCGCGAACGATTCCGACTACGGACTCGTCGCCGGGGTGTGGACCCGCGACGTCTCCCGCGCACTCGCCGTGAGCGGACGTCTGCGCACCGGGCAGGTGTTCGTCAACACCTGGTCCACCGGTTCCGTGCAGACCCCCTTCGGGGGATGGAAGAACAGTGGCTACGGGCGCGAGAAAGGCGTCGAGGCGCTGCACCATTACGGTCAGGTCAAATGCGTGACCGTCAAACTCGATTCGTCGCGGATGTGA
- a CDS encoding aldo/keto reductase, translating into MPDGIMAQCVLGSSGIRVSELCLGAMTFGTEWGFGADETESRAVYDEYRAAGGNFVDTANNYTNGASEEMLGRFIASERDAVVVSTKYTLPTDPRDANSGGSNRKSLRRSVETSLRRLGTDYLDVLWVHAWDRCTPEAETLRALDDLVRAGTVLSIGISNTPAWVISRSNAIAELRGWTSFCALQVEYSLLARTPERELLPMAEHLGLPVYAWSPLARGALARDHTDESLAALTLRMQRIVKVTREIADELGTSSARVALAWVRRQGLLLSVGARTAQQLRDNLEALSLQLSDDQLARLEEASAISAGYPHDFLGQRRAMFEPDALPSMAGALQSTGGR; encoded by the coding sequence ATGCCTGACGGAATCATGGCGCAATGCGTGCTCGGCTCGTCCGGTATCCGCGTGAGCGAACTGTGCCTCGGTGCGATGACCTTCGGCACCGAATGGGGCTTCGGCGCCGACGAGACCGAGTCCCGCGCGGTCTACGACGAATACCGCGCGGCCGGAGGCAACTTCGTCGACACCGCGAACAACTACACGAACGGGGCGAGCGAGGAGATGCTCGGCCGGTTCATCGCCTCCGAACGTGACGCGGTGGTGGTGAGCACCAAGTACACGCTCCCCACCGACCCCCGCGACGCCAACTCCGGCGGCAGCAACCGGAAGAGTCTGCGCCGGAGTGTGGAGACGAGCCTGCGACGACTCGGCACCGACTATCTCGACGTGCTCTGGGTCCACGCGTGGGATCGCTGCACGCCGGAAGCCGAAACTCTGCGTGCGCTCGACGATCTCGTACGGGCGGGCACGGTGCTGTCGATCGGGATCTCCAACACCCCGGCGTGGGTGATCTCCCGGTCGAACGCCATCGCCGAGCTGCGTGGCTGGACGTCGTTCTGTGCCCTGCAGGTCGAGTACTCCCTCCTGGCCCGTACACCCGAACGCGAACTGCTGCCGATGGCAGAGCATCTCGGACTCCCGGTGTATGCGTGGAGTCCGCTCGCGCGGGGTGCACTGGCCCGCGACCACACGGACGAATCCCTGGCCGCTCTCACCCTCCGGATGCAACGCATCGTGAAGGTGACCCGGGAGATCGCCGACGAACTCGGCACGTCCAGCGCCCGGGTGGCTCTCGCCTGGGTGCGTCGACAGGGGCTGCTGCTGTCGGTCGGTGCCCGCACGGCCCAACAGCTCCGCGACAATCTCGAAGCACTGTCCCTGCAGCTGAGCGACGACCAGCTGGCGCGGCTGGAGGAGGCCTCGGCGATCTCGGCCGGATACCCGCACGACTTCCTGGGGCAACGCCGGGCGATGTTCGAACCGGACGCCCTGCCGTCGATGGCCGGTGCTCTCCAGAGCACCGGCGGGAGGTGA
- a CDS encoding acyl-CoA reductase: MTTTAPARTRIKVPHFVRGEIVWGEDSEYLSRDFGVPFVTPKLEYNGLFASRSEVGPAFDVPISEIIDFLVETAQYLTLEKNEYLQESLEMTVQVSALPRRIIENTFARPGQFLTRQALEYRLERTFGGLDVLDGWAERTDPNGNVSRVRAFPPRLVHMMAGNSPSAAMTTIADAALTKGVNLFKMPSADPFTTVAVLRTMADIAPGHPVLRSMSAVYWRGGDEKVENILYRSQYFDKLVAWGGGSAIENAARYAGPGFQLISFDPKVSMSIVGREAFESEETLREVAELAALDATIFNQDACLAARHICVEGDDDQIDRFCALLHERLGVDRDFAEAVGPKPDAEIRDAVEGMRFLEPDYKVWGKPDGSGLVVRSPEMVDFHPTNKTVNVLPISTLDEAASYATVATQTVGVYPFHRKAEIRDRLATAGVQRIVRLGSALKGSMGSPHDGMYPLHRFVNWVVDDDA, from the coding sequence ATGACCACCACCGCACCGGCCCGTACCCGCATCAAGGTCCCGCACTTCGTCCGCGGCGAGATCGTCTGGGGTGAGGACAGCGAATACCTTTCCCGCGACTTCGGCGTCCCCTTCGTCACCCCGAAACTCGAATACAACGGTCTGTTCGCGTCGCGCTCGGAGGTCGGGCCGGCATTCGACGTGCCGATCTCCGAGATCATCGACTTCCTCGTCGAGACCGCGCAGTACCTGACCCTGGAGAAGAACGAATACCTCCAGGAATCCCTCGAGATGACCGTCCAGGTGAGCGCCCTGCCGCGCCGCATCATCGAGAACACCTTCGCGCGGCCGGGTCAGTTCCTCACCCGGCAGGCCCTCGAATACCGGCTCGAACGCACCTTCGGCGGCCTCGACGTGCTCGACGGCTGGGCCGAGCGCACCGACCCGAACGGCAACGTCAGCCGCGTCCGCGCCTTCCCGCCGCGCCTGGTCCACATGATGGCCGGGAACTCGCCGAGCGCCGCGATGACGACAATCGCCGACGCCGCACTCACCAAGGGCGTCAACCTGTTCAAGATGCCCTCGGCCGACCCGTTCACCACCGTCGCGGTGCTGCGGACCATGGCCGACATCGCCCCCGGGCACCCGGTACTGCGGTCGATGTCCGCCGTGTACTGGCGCGGTGGTGACGAGAAGGTCGAGAACATCCTCTACCGCTCCCAGTACTTCGACAAGCTCGTCGCGTGGGGTGGTGGCTCGGCCATCGAGAACGCCGCGCGCTATGCCGGACCGGGTTTCCAGCTGATCTCCTTCGATCCCAAGGTGTCGATGTCGATCGTCGGCCGCGAGGCCTTCGAATCCGAGGAGACCCTGCGCGAGGTCGCCGAACTGGCGGCCCTCGATGCGACGATCTTCAACCAGGACGCGTGCCTGGCGGCGCGGCACATCTGCGTCGAGGGCGACGACGACCAGATCGACCGGTTCTGTGCCCTGCTGCACGAACGACTCGGCGTGGACCGTGACTTCGCGGAGGCCGTCGGACCGAAGCCCGACGCCGAGATCCGCGACGCCGTCGAGGGAATGCGCTTCCTCGAACCGGATTACAAGGTGTGGGGCAAGCCCGACGGCAGCGGCCTCGTGGTGCGCTCGCCGGAGATGGTGGACTTCCACCCGACCAACAAGACCGTCAACGTCCTGCCGATCTCGACGCTCGACGAGGCCGCCTCCTACGCCACCGTGGCCACCCAGACAGTCGGTGTCTACCCGTTCCACCGCAAGGCCGAGATCCGCGACCGGCTCGCCACCGCCGGGGTGCAGCGCATCGTCCGCCTGGGCAGCGCGCTGAAGGGCAGCATGGGCAGCCCGCACGACGGCATGTACCCGCTGCACCGCTTCGTCAACTGGGTGGTGGACGACGATGCCTGA
- a CDS encoding TetR/AcrR family transcriptional regulator: MTPTRSEQDTRRRGGRPTREEASRLDDAVRESALRLFLENGYEGTTMNAIAAAAGTTKPSLYARFPTKEDVFRYVLGWAMQRTDWPAPEPEIPDYDDLGDSLTAIAEAAVRRALDPSMIKLQQVAIAYASRYPDIARKALGPGYWPRRKQVADLLRRHAATGSIVADDPDTLAELFLAMASGGPARLASFGIVRGTEDVDAHVRAVVDLFLRGLRPD, translated from the coding sequence ATGACCCCGACCCGCAGCGAGCAGGACACACGACGCCGTGGTGGACGCCCCACCAGGGAGGAAGCGAGCCGGCTCGACGACGCGGTACGCGAGTCCGCCCTCCGGCTGTTCCTCGAGAACGGCTACGAAGGCACGACGATGAACGCCATCGCCGCGGCGGCCGGCACCACGAAACCGTCGCTGTACGCGCGTTTCCCGACCAAGGAGGACGTCTTCCGGTACGTCCTCGGCTGGGCCATGCAGCGCACCGACTGGCCGGCACCCGAACCGGAGATCCCCGACTACGACGATCTCGGGGACTCACTGACCGCCATCGCGGAGGCCGCCGTCCGGCGCGCCCTGGACCCGTCGATGATCAAGCTCCAGCAGGTCGCCATCGCGTACGCCTCGCGCTATCCGGACATCGCCCGGAAGGCCCTCGGCCCCGGTTACTGGCCCCGCAGGAAACAGGTCGCGGATCTGCTCCGCCGGCACGCGGCGACGGGGAGCATCGTCGCCGACGACCCCGACACGCTCGCAGAACTGTTCCTGGCCATGGCATCCGGCGGTCCTGCACGCCTGGCCTCGTTCGGGATCGTGCGCGGGACGGAGGACGTCGACGCCCACGTGCGGGCCGTCGTGGACCTGTTCCTGCGCGGTCTACGTCCGGACTGA
- a CDS encoding SDR family oxidoreductase yields the protein MTTVGIATGAGRGMGYACAQRMIGTVDTVLLVDLDADTVRATADELNGDRTRVEPFVLDVTDVDGLERLAARVTELGALRSVAHAAGISPTMADWRRIFAVDLVGTARLARVLRPLATAGTASVYFASMAPNIGRMQPSPEEIAVLADPLAEDFLDRLREVVGEAIEHPGVAYAWAKYGVQQFARDEAVRLGAVGARACSVSPGIIDTPQGRQEADHNESMGEMVRATPLGRTGRAEELAAVVAFLLSDEASFVNGTDVLVDGGVVASITSEAGRASVRT from the coding sequence ATGACCACCGTGGGGATCGCGACCGGAGCCGGTCGCGGAATGGGATACGCGTGCGCGCAACGCATGATCGGCACGGTCGACACCGTGCTGCTCGTCGACCTGGACGCCGACACCGTCCGCGCCACCGCCGACGAATTGAACGGTGATCGGACACGGGTCGAACCGTTCGTCCTCGACGTCACCGACGTCGACGGACTCGAACGACTGGCTGCGCGCGTGACGGAACTCGGGGCCCTGCGATCGGTCGCACATGCGGCGGGCATCTCGCCGACGATGGCCGATTGGCGACGGATCTTCGCCGTCGACCTGGTCGGGACCGCGCGGCTCGCCCGGGTGCTCCGTCCGCTCGCGACCGCGGGCACCGCGTCGGTCTACTTCGCCTCGATGGCACCGAACATCGGGCGGATGCAGCCGTCACCGGAAGAGATCGCCGTGCTCGCGGATCCGCTCGCCGAGGACTTCCTCGACCGTCTCCGGGAGGTCGTGGGGGAGGCGATCGAACATCCCGGCGTCGCCTATGCGTGGGCGAAATACGGTGTGCAGCAGTTCGCACGCGACGAAGCCGTGCGGCTCGGGGCGGTCGGTGCCCGCGCATGCTCCGTGTCGCCGGGCATCATCGATACTCCTCAGGGCCGGCAGGAGGCGGACCACAACGAGTCGATGGGCGAGATGGTACGGGCGACGCCGCTCGGCCGTACGGGCCGTGCCGAGGAACTCGCCGCCGTCGTCGCCTTCCTGTTGTCCGACGAGGCGAGTTTCGTCAACGGCACCGACGTGCTCGTCGACGGCGGTGTGGTCGCCTCGATCACCTCGGAAGCCGGACGCGCGTCAGTCCGGACGTAG
- a CDS encoding VOC family protein has translation MKAEDLFHLGIVTDDPRAARDELSTLLGYQWGPQVGGAVDVTLPDGGRSVDLQCSYSVTEPRIEIVSAVPDAPLWAATSGIHHLGYWSDDVESDCRLLEKEGFVVEATRALPDGGMFFAFARSRRGVLVELVTRTAESGLSRCWAAS, from the coding sequence ATGAAGGCCGAAGACCTCTTCCACCTCGGGATCGTCACCGACGACCCGCGCGCCGCCCGGGACGAACTCTCGACGTTGCTCGGCTACCAGTGGGGACCGCAGGTGGGCGGAGCCGTCGACGTGACGCTGCCGGACGGCGGCCGGAGCGTCGATCTGCAGTGCTCCTATTCGGTCACCGAACCGCGGATCGAGATCGTCTCGGCGGTGCCCGACGCACCCCTGTGGGCCGCGACCTCCGGTATCCACCACCTCGGCTACTGGTCGGACGACGTCGAGTCGGACTGCCGTCTTCTCGAGAAGGAAGGATTCGTCGTCGAGGCCACCCGCGCGCTGCCGGACGGCGGTATGTTCTTCGCATTCGCCCGCAGCCGACGGGGCGTACTCGTCGAACTCGTCACCCGCACCGCCGAATCCGGACTCTCACGGTGCTGGGCGGCATCCTGA
- a CDS encoding acyl-CoA dehydrogenase family protein gives MAWDFETEPEYQKKLDWADAFVREEVEPLDLVWEHEQFVPLDGLRRKAIDPLKEKVRAEGLWATHLGPELGGQGYGQLKLALLNEILGRSSWAPIVFGCQAPDTGNAEIIAHFGTPEQKERYLQPLLDGEVFSSYSMTEPQGGADPAQFRCRAVKDGAHWVIDGWKFFSSNARTAEFLIVMVVTDPDVPVYKGTSMFLVPTDTPGVNIVRNVGLYGEPLNEGTHALIHYDNVRVPADALLGEEGQAFAAAQVRLGGGRIHHAMRTIGLAQKALDMMCERALSRETAGSRLSDKQAVQGYIADSYAQLAQFRLFVLSTAWKIDKYNDYKKVRKDIATAKIIMPTVLHDIAWRAMQVHGALGVTNEMPFFKMIHGAAVMGLADGPTEVHKTTVAKQVLRDYSPVDDMWPSEWIPKKQEEARKKYADYIELEVGNL, from the coding sequence ATGGCCTGGGACTTCGAAACCGAGCCCGAGTACCAGAAGAAGCTGGACTGGGCCGATGCATTCGTGCGCGAGGAGGTCGAGCCTCTCGACCTCGTGTGGGAACACGAACAGTTCGTCCCTCTCGACGGACTCCGCCGCAAGGCCATCGACCCTCTCAAGGAGAAGGTTCGCGCAGAAGGTCTGTGGGCCACCCATCTCGGCCCCGAACTCGGTGGTCAGGGATACGGACAGCTGAAGCTCGCACTGCTCAACGAGATCCTCGGGCGCTCGTCGTGGGCACCGATCGTGTTCGGTTGCCAGGCACCCGATACCGGCAACGCCGAGATCATCGCCCATTTCGGCACCCCCGAGCAGAAGGAGCGCTACCTGCAGCCGCTGCTCGACGGCGAGGTGTTCTCCTCGTACTCGATGACCGAACCGCAGGGCGGTGCCGATCCCGCCCAGTTCCGGTGCCGCGCGGTCAAGGACGGCGCCCATTGGGTCATCGACGGGTGGAAGTTCTTCTCCTCCAACGCGCGCACCGCCGAATTCCTCATCGTCATGGTGGTGACGGATCCCGACGTCCCCGTGTACAAGGGCACGTCGATGTTCCTCGTCCCCACCGACACACCGGGCGTGAACATCGTGCGCAACGTCGGCCTCTACGGCGAACCGCTGAACGAGGGCACCCACGCGCTGATTCACTACGACAACGTGCGTGTGCCCGCCGACGCGCTCCTCGGCGAGGAAGGCCAGGCATTCGCCGCCGCGCAGGTGCGACTCGGTGGCGGTCGCATCCACCACGCGATGCGCACCATCGGCCTGGCCCAGAAGGCCCTGGACATGATGTGCGAACGCGCCCTCAGCCGCGAGACGGCCGGCAGCCGCCTCTCCGACAAGCAGGCTGTGCAGGGCTACATCGCCGACTCCTACGCGCAACTCGCACAGTTCCGTCTGTTCGTGCTCAGCACCGCGTGGAAGATCGACAAGTACAACGACTACAAGAAGGTCCGCAAGGACATAGCGACAGCGAAGATCATCATGCCCACCGTGCTCCACGACATCGCGTGGCGCGCCATGCAGGTGCACGGTGCACTGGGCGTCACCAACGAGATGCCGTTCTTCAAGATGATCCACGGCGCAGCGGTGATGGGCCTGGCCGACGGGCCGACCGAAGTGCACAAGACCACCGTCGCCAAGCAGGTCCTCCGCGACTACAGCCCGGTCGACGACATGTGGCCCTCGGAGTGGATCCCGAAGAAGCAGGAAGAAGCCCGGAAGAAGTACGCCGACTACATCGAACTCGAAGTGGGGAATCTGTGA
- a CDS encoding phosphotransferase family protein — protein sequence MIDTERLAEWMDEQGLPGKGAPLDAKYLSGGTQNEIYKLTRDDFTCVIRIPPTGAPVDRDSGIMREWRIIQGLAGTDVPHTKAVAACEDTSVLGRSFYLMGHVDGWSPMDHRGTWPAPFDTDLDARAGLAYQLAEGIALLSKVDWKAQGLEDLGRPDGFHDRQVSRWTRFFERIKAREIEGMDVATKWLETHRPLDYIPGLMHGDYQFANVMFEHGAPAKLAALVDWEMGTVGDPKLDLGWMLMNWPEDTSANEDSAVSYVDLTGMPGRAQMLAHYAEVSGRQVDDIDYYLILAKWKLAIVLEQGFQRAGDDPKLQSYGPVITSLMKSAADLAESTDYKG from the coding sequence GTGATCGACACCGAGCGTCTCGCCGAATGGATGGACGAGCAGGGCCTGCCCGGCAAGGGCGCGCCGCTCGACGCGAAGTATCTCTCCGGCGGTACACAGAACGAGATCTACAAGCTCACGCGCGACGACTTCACGTGCGTCATCCGCATCCCTCCGACCGGCGCGCCGGTCGACCGCGACAGCGGGATCATGCGCGAGTGGCGGATCATCCAGGGACTGGCCGGAACCGACGTCCCGCACACGAAAGCCGTAGCCGCATGTGAGGACACGTCCGTTCTCGGCCGCTCCTTCTACCTCATGGGTCACGTCGACGGATGGTCGCCGATGGATCACCGCGGCACCTGGCCCGCGCCGTTCGACACCGATCTCGACGCTCGCGCCGGCCTGGCCTACCAGCTCGCCGAGGGCATCGCCCTCTTGTCGAAGGTGGACTGGAAGGCACAGGGCCTGGAGGATCTGGGACGTCCCGACGGTTTCCACGACCGGCAGGTGAGCCGATGGACCCGCTTCTTCGAGCGGATCAAGGCCCGCGAGATCGAGGGCATGGACGTCGCGACGAAGTGGCTCGAGACCCATCGTCCGCTCGACTACATCCCCGGTCTGATGCACGGCGACTACCAGTTCGCCAACGTGATGTTCGAGCACGGCGCCCCCGCGAAGCTCGCGGCGCTCGTCGACTGGGAGATGGGTACCGTCGGCGATCCGAAGCTCGACCTCGGCTGGATGCTCATGAACTGGCCCGAGGATACGAGCGCGAACGAGGACAGCGCGGTCAGCTACGTCGACCTGACCGGGATGCCCGGTCGCGCGCAGATGCTCGCGCACTACGCCGAGGTCTCCGGCCGCCAGGTCGACGACATCGACTACTACCTGATCCTCGCCAAGTGGAAGCTCGCCATCGTCCTCGAACAGGGCTTCCAGCGGGCCGGGGACGATCCCAAGCTGCAGTCCTACGGACCGGTCATCACCAGTCTCATGAAGTCGGCCGCCGATCTCGCCGAGTCGACGGATTACAAGGGCTGA
- a CDS encoding enoyl-CoA hydratase-related protein encodes MTTVVEGLVEERHGPVLVLRIDRPEARNALNGAVLRGIGAAALRAEADPEIRAIVLTGTGDRAFCAGMDLRAFAEGEDIGTDSEEAAGYARLSKGELTVPVVGAANGSAVGGGLELLLGADIIVASSEAKFGLPEVKRGLFPAGGGTAIGTRIPVGAALELTLTGDPITAQRGYELGLINAVVAPDQVLDTALDYARRIAANAPLGLSAVKELVRLAQADPERAGERLSHWQSVVFTSNDAKEGATAFIEKRAPVWQGQ; translated from the coding sequence ATGACGACTGTCGTGGAAGGGCTGGTGGAGGAACGGCACGGACCGGTGCTCGTCCTCCGCATCGATCGGCCCGAGGCGCGTAATGCCCTCAACGGAGCCGTACTCCGCGGAATCGGCGCTGCGGCCCTTCGGGCAGAGGCGGATCCGGAGATCCGGGCAATCGTGCTCACCGGCACGGGGGACCGGGCATTCTGTGCGGGCATGGACCTGCGGGCGTTCGCGGAAGGCGAGGACATCGGCACCGACTCCGAGGAAGCCGCCGGATACGCCCGGCTGTCCAAGGGCGAACTCACCGTCCCTGTCGTCGGCGCCGCCAATGGCAGCGCTGTGGGCGGCGGGCTCGAACTCCTCCTCGGCGCCGACATCATCGTGGCGTCCTCCGAGGCGAAGTTCGGCCTGCCCGAGGTGAAGCGGGGTCTCTTCCCCGCCGGCGGCGGCACCGCCATCGGCACCCGCATCCCCGTCGGGGCGGCACTCGAGCTGACCCTGACGGGGGATCCGATCACGGCACAGCGCGGCTACGAACTCGGACTGATCAATGCCGTGGTGGCGCCCGATCAGGTCCTGGACACCGCACTCGACTACGCCCGGCGGATCGCGGCGAACGCCCCACTCGGCCTGTCCGCGGTGAAGGAACTCGTCCGGCTCGCGCAGGCCGATCCCGAGCGTGCCGGCGAGCGACTCTCCCACTGGCAGTCGGTCGTCTTCACCAGCAATGACGCGAAGGAAGGCGCCACCGCGTTCATCGAGAAGCGGGCGCCGGTCTGGCAGGGACAGTGA